The Streptomyces sp. DH-12 genome has a window encoding:
- a CDS encoding alpha/beta fold hydrolase encodes MVGKDPWIRPLRGAADARARVVFFPHAGGAASFYAPFARRFPDGYDVAAVQYPGRQDRWGEPFVTTVEGLADRLLPSLRRWAAEPVPLVLVGHSMGASVAFESMLRLGRDRLTAHCRLVVSGRAAPSMTREARAFDSDRDLLDHLARLGGTDTAILSSPDLMDLTLPAIRNDYRAVTRYRPVPDAVVATPVLCLTGDRDPQVTPEEAAAWKSHTTAGFRLEMLPGGHFFLSDHQDTVVRLVAECAEAGVR; translated from the coding sequence ATGGTGGGCAAGGACCCTTGGATCAGGCCACTGCGCGGTGCCGCGGATGCCCGGGCGCGCGTGGTGTTCTTTCCGCACGCCGGAGGCGCCGCCTCGTTCTACGCTCCGTTCGCGCGGCGGTTCCCCGACGGGTACGACGTGGCAGCCGTTCAGTACCCGGGGCGGCAGGATCGTTGGGGCGAACCGTTCGTGACGACCGTCGAAGGCCTTGCCGACCGGCTGCTGCCGTCCCTGCGGCGATGGGCGGCAGAGCCCGTGCCGCTCGTCCTCGTCGGTCACAGCATGGGAGCGTCCGTCGCCTTCGAGTCGATGCTCCGGCTCGGGCGCGACCGGTTGACGGCCCACTGCCGCCTGGTCGTCTCCGGCCGCGCCGCCCCGTCGATGACGCGAGAGGCCCGGGCGTTCGACTCCGACCGGGACCTGCTCGACCACCTCGCACGCCTCGGCGGAACCGACACGGCGATCCTGAGCAGCCCGGACCTGATGGACCTGACGCTGCCCGCCATACGCAACGACTACCGGGCGGTCACCCGGTATCGGCCGGTCCCCGACGCGGTGGTGGCGACGCCCGTCCTCTGTCTGACCGGGGACCGGGACCCGCAGGTGACGCCGGAGGAAGCCGCAGCCTGGAAGAGTCACACCACGGCCGGCTTCCGGCTGGAAATGCTCCCCGGCGGACACTTCTTCCTGTCGGACCACCAGGACACCGTCGTGCGTCTCGTCGCCGAGTGCGCCGAGGCCGGCGTCCGGTGA
- a CDS encoding CBS domain-containing protein yields the protein MTQYVRDIMTAAPVTVGPHTSVAQVARIMRDRDLGAVLVTDEGRLRGLVTDRDLVVRSVAEGVDPEETTVAGACSDDLVTVRPDDELDLAVRLMREHAVRRVPVVEDEHPVGVVSLGDVAMERDPESALGDISVARPHT from the coding sequence ATGACCCAGTACGTCCGCGACATCATGACCGCCGCGCCCGTGACCGTCGGGCCGCACACCTCCGTCGCGCAGGTCGCCCGCATCATGCGGGACCGCGACCTCGGCGCCGTGCTCGTCACCGACGAGGGGCGGCTGCGGGGACTGGTCACCGACCGGGACCTGGTGGTGCGTTCGGTCGCCGAGGGCGTCGACCCCGAGGAGACCACCGTGGCCGGCGCGTGCAGCGACGACCTGGTGACCGTACGGCCCGACGACGAGCTGGACCTCGCGGTGCGGCTGATGCGCGAACACGCCGTGCGCCGCGTCCCCGTAGTCGAGGACGAACACCCGGTCGGCGTCGTGTCGTTGGGGGACGTCGCCATGGAGCGCGACCCGGAGTCGGCGCTCGGTGACATCAGCGTCGCCCGTCCGCACACGTGA
- a CDS encoding SpoIIE family protein phosphatase → MANVVGEGAAGGGTRTLRAEGALSAIAADPQAPDRLRRTLEQALVFAGALFAGVYAPGEDGELLCLAEAAGVPRTLCGVRDCYSATGRGPVAEAHRGRAVWLGPRDLAAQSQSRRTPRRDFHLAALPVRHDGGGCLLAVSERPGGFDADDRACLGLVADAVAFPAPPVTAEGADLPPGGFSLAMDTGRVRVHDDVLDLYGLDPDDFDGRVETLLGLAVPEDLPSLMSVVEADHMTIGDRELEFRVLQPAGPPRWLRLRGRLAPGGEGRPARLVGTVADASSLRADVTDVARVQRLAAALSTAVTVRDVGKAVVAALRRPLRADRMALAELESDRLVVTVLDPPEPEAWPELWRSEWRTEWPDAPVRTMPTLAAALRDGRPAMWPAGSPLEPALAGVGPGGLAVLPLPAGNRMAGACLVGWDAPHDIGADERTLLTAAANLAGQALMRARAFDAEHELVGMLQRQLLPHRLPRLPGAVAVARYLPSTAGLELGGDWYDVIPLADNHVALVIGDVQGHSAGAATLMGQMRTALRAYAVEGHPPDVVVSHANRLLVDMETDLFATCCYVDVDMEAGTAWCVRAGHLPPVLRHPDGRTEIAEAEGGPPLGVVRQCDFPMNPLRLQPGTLVALTTDGLVESPDSDIDTGMERFARQVAAADPADLGPVADTLLGNALRSDDVALLLMRYDGMDTRPLRESWTVWRVPQAVGHARRFTRRTLRSWGVTEEIDAPLLAVSELVTNALVHTDGQVRLDLALIGDRLRLAVADASPRSPVRPTSIGWEATGGRGILLVEAVAASWGTLPVSGGKQVWAEFTVRR, encoded by the coding sequence ATGGCCAACGTGGTCGGTGAGGGCGCTGCGGGAGGCGGCACGAGAACGCTGCGTGCCGAGGGCGCCCTGAGCGCGATCGCGGCGGATCCGCAGGCGCCCGACCGGCTGCGCAGGACCCTGGAGCAGGCCCTCGTCTTCGCCGGCGCCCTGTTCGCCGGCGTCTACGCCCCCGGCGAGGACGGCGAGCTGCTGTGTCTGGCGGAGGCCGCCGGGGTGCCGCGGACCCTGTGCGGGGTGCGCGACTGCTACTCCGCCACCGGCCGCGGTCCCGTCGCCGAGGCCCACCGCGGACGCGCGGTGTGGCTCGGACCGAGGGACCTGGCCGCCCAGTCCCAGTCGCGGCGCACGCCCCGCCGCGATTTCCACCTCGCCGCCCTGCCCGTGCGCCACGACGGCGGCGGCTGTCTGCTCGCGGTGAGCGAGCGGCCCGGCGGGTTCGACGCCGACGACCGGGCGTGCCTCGGCCTCGTCGCCGACGCCGTCGCCTTCCCCGCGCCGCCCGTCACCGCCGAGGGCGCGGACCTGCCGCCGGGCGGCTTCAGCCTCGCCATGGACACCGGCCGGGTCCGGGTGCACGACGACGTCCTGGACCTCTACGGACTCGACCCGGACGACTTCGACGGGCGGGTGGAGACCCTGCTCGGCCTGGCCGTCCCCGAGGACCTGCCCTCGCTGATGTCCGTGGTGGAGGCCGACCACATGACCATCGGCGACCGCGAGCTGGAGTTCCGGGTGCTCCAGCCCGCCGGACCGCCCCGGTGGCTCCGGCTGCGCGGCCGGCTGGCGCCCGGCGGCGAGGGACGCCCGGCCCGGCTCGTCGGCACCGTCGCCGACGCCTCCTCGCTGCGCGCCGACGTCACCGACGTGGCGCGGGTGCAGCGCCTGGCCGCCGCCCTGTCCACCGCCGTGACCGTGCGGGACGTCGGCAAGGCCGTGGTGGCGGCGCTGCGCCGCCCGCTGCGCGCGGACCGGATGGCGCTGGCCGAGCTGGAGAGCGACCGGCTCGTCGTCACCGTCCTCGACCCGCCCGAGCCGGAGGCCTGGCCGGAGCTGTGGCGGTCGGAGTGGCGCACCGAGTGGCCCGACGCGCCCGTGCGCACCATGCCGACCCTGGCCGCCGCGCTGCGCGACGGCCGCCCCGCGATGTGGCCGGCCGGCTCCCCGCTCGAACCGGCGCTCGCCGGGGTCGGCCCGGGCGGTCTCGCGGTGCTGCCGCTGCCCGCCGGCAACCGCATGGCCGGCGCCTGCCTCGTCGGCTGGGACGCCCCGCACGACATCGGCGCGGACGAGCGGACCCTGCTCACCGCCGCCGCCAACCTGGCCGGGCAGGCGCTGATGCGGGCCCGCGCCTTCGACGCCGAGCACGAACTGGTCGGCATGCTCCAGCGCCAGCTGCTGCCGCACCGCCTGCCCCGGCTGCCGGGCGCGGTCGCCGTCGCCCGCTACCTGCCCAGCACCGCCGGACTGGAACTCGGCGGCGACTGGTACGACGTCATCCCGCTGGCCGACAACCACGTCGCCCTCGTCATCGGGGACGTACAGGGCCACAGCGCCGGCGCCGCCACCCTCATGGGACAGATGCGCACCGCCCTGCGCGCCTACGCCGTCGAGGGACATCCCCCGGACGTGGTGGTCTCCCACGCCAACCGGCTTCTCGTCGACATGGAGACCGACCTCTTCGCCACCTGCTGCTACGTCGACGTCGACATGGAGGCGGGCACCGCCTGGTGCGTGCGCGCCGGACATCTGCCGCCGGTGCTGCGCCACCCGGACGGGCGCACCGAGATCGCGGAGGCGGAGGGCGGTCCGCCGCTCGGAGTGGTGCGGCAGTGCGACTTCCCGATGAACCCGCTGCGGCTCCAGCCCGGCACGCTGGTCGCCCTCACCACGGACGGCCTGGTCGAGTCGCCCGACTCCGACATCGACACGGGCATGGAGCGGTTCGCCCGGCAGGTGGCCGCCGCCGACCCCGCCGACCTGGGGCCGGTCGCGGACACGCTGCTCGGCAACGCGCTCCGCAGCGACGACGTGGCGCTGCTGCTGATGCGCTACGACGGCATGGACACCCGTCCGCTGCGGGAGAGCTGGACGGTGTGGCGGGTGCCCCAGGCGGTCGGTCACGCCCGCCGCTTCACCCGGCGCACCCTGCGCTCCTGGGGCGTCACCGAGGAGATCGACGCGCCGCTCCTCGCCGTCTCCGAGCTGGTCACCAACGCCCTGGTGCACACCGACGGCCAGGTGCGCCTCGACCTCGCCCTGATCGGGGACCGGCTGCGTCTCGCCGTCGCGGACGCCTCCCCGCGCTCGCCGGTGAGGCCCACCAGCATCGGCTGGGAGGCCACCGGGGGCCGCGGCATCCTGCTCGTCGAGGCGGTGGCGGCGTCCTGGGGAACCCTGCCGGTCAGCGGCGGCAAGCAGGTGTGGGCGGAGTTCACCGTACGGCGCTGA
- a CDS encoding S1 family peptidase, with translation MSHKRIPKRKAAAAVGAVVALGAAAILLPSAGASQDGVPDDVAAAPRTLRAGDASDLATRLAGMLGDAYAGAWYDGEDKRLVVNVVRGEGVMALKARSAGAEVREVDHSMAELEAGARTLKTEATIPGTSWAVDPRTNKILVTADSTVTGDTWDRLESTVEGLGSGMATLKRSAGTFRTFASGGDAIFAGGARCSLGFNVTAGDGSPAFLTAGHCVAAGDEWSDRQGGEPIATVGQALFPGAGDFALLAYDDPAVEAPSEVNVGGRTVPVVRAADATVGQQVFRMGSTTGLADGQVLGLDATVNYPEGTVTGLIQTDVCAEPGDSGGPLFTQDGLALGLTSGGSGDCTVGGETFFQPVTTALEAVGATLGADADADAGADGQAGGQAQGAGEETGDGQAGADGRADAGDRTGGQDAGAGQDAGAGQDAGAGQDGAGGHHGAPEQNGTGSGRHSGAGSGPAPSH, from the coding sequence TTGAGTCACAAGCGAATCCCGAAGCGCAAGGCCGCGGCAGCGGTGGGCGCTGTGGTGGCCCTCGGCGCCGCCGCGATCCTGCTCCCCAGCGCCGGCGCGTCCCAGGACGGCGTGCCGGACGACGTCGCGGCCGCGCCGAGGACCCTCAGGGCGGGTGACGCCTCGGACCTCGCCACCCGGCTCGCCGGCATGCTCGGCGACGCGTACGCGGGCGCCTGGTACGACGGCGAGGACAAGCGGCTCGTCGTCAACGTGGTGCGCGGCGAGGGCGTCATGGCCCTGAAGGCGCGCAGCGCGGGCGCGGAGGTCCGCGAGGTCGACCACAGCATGGCCGAACTGGAGGCCGGGGCACGGACGTTGAAGACGGAGGCGACCATCCCGGGCACCTCCTGGGCGGTCGACCCGCGCACCAACAAGATCCTCGTCACCGCGGACAGCACGGTCACCGGCGACACGTGGGACCGGCTGGAGTCCACCGTCGAGGGCCTCGGCTCCGGCATGGCCACCCTCAAGAGGTCCGCGGGCACCTTCCGCACCTTCGCGTCCGGCGGTGACGCCATTTTCGCGGGCGGCGCCCGCTGTTCGCTCGGCTTCAACGTCACCGCGGGCGACGGCAGCCCGGCGTTCCTCACCGCCGGGCACTGTGTCGCCGCCGGCGACGAGTGGTCCGACCGGCAGGGCGGCGAGCCCATCGCCACGGTCGGCCAGGCGCTCTTCCCGGGCGCGGGCGACTTCGCGCTGCTCGCCTACGACGACCCGGCCGTCGAGGCCCCGAGCGAGGTGAACGTCGGCGGCCGGACGGTCCCGGTCGTCCGGGCCGCGGACGCCACGGTCGGACAGCAGGTGTTCCGCATGGGCAGCACCACCGGCCTCGCCGACGGACAGGTGCTCGGCCTCGACGCCACGGTGAACTACCCCGAGGGCACGGTCACCGGCCTCATCCAGACCGACGTGTGCGCGGAGCCCGGCGACAGCGGCGGCCCGCTGTTCACCCAGGACGGTCTCGCCCTCGGCCTGACCTCGGGCGGCAGCGGTGACTGCACTGTGGGCGGCGAGACCTTCTTCCAGCCCGTCACCACCGCCCTGGAAGCGGTCGGCGCGACCCTCGGCGCCGACGCCGACGCCGACGCCGGCGCGGACGGCCAGGCCGGCGGCCAGGCGCAGGGCGCGGGCGAGGAGACCGGCGACGGCCAGGCGGGCGCGGACGGCCGGGCGGACGCCGGGGACCGGACGGGTGGTCAGGACGCCGGTGCCGGCCAGGACGCCGGTGCCGGCCAGGACGCCGGTGCCGGCCAGGACGGCGCGGGCGGGCACCACGGTGCGCCGGAGCAGAACGGCACGGGCTCCGGCCGCCACTCCGGGGCCGGCTCCGGGCCGGCCCCGTCGCACTGA
- a CDS encoding flavodoxin family protein → MKALVINCTLKKSPETSNTEALFRTVTERLEREGVEVDVVRAVDLDIAPGVVSEAVHEGDDWPGVHEKLLASEILVIASPTWLGQPSSVAKRVLERMDGMMSETDDDGRPVAYNRVAGVVVTGNEDGAHHVISEITGALHDIGYTVPGQAWTYWNQGPGPGPSFLEGGSGQDWSRSTGRAMAANLLGVARALAAHPLGAPPQ, encoded by the coding sequence ATGAAGGCATTGGTGATCAACTGCACGCTCAAGAAGTCGCCGGAGACCTCCAACACCGAGGCGCTGTTCCGGACCGTCACCGAGCGGCTGGAGCGGGAGGGCGTCGAGGTCGACGTCGTCCGCGCCGTGGACCTGGACATCGCCCCCGGCGTGGTCAGCGAGGCCGTGCACGAGGGCGACGACTGGCCGGGAGTGCACGAGAAGCTGCTCGCGTCGGAGATCCTCGTCATCGCCTCGCCGACCTGGCTGGGCCAGCCGTCGTCGGTGGCCAAGCGCGTCCTGGAGCGCATGGACGGGATGATGTCCGAGACCGACGACGACGGACGTCCGGTGGCCTACAACCGGGTCGCCGGCGTCGTCGTCACCGGCAACGAGGACGGGGCGCACCACGTGATCAGCGAGATCACGGGCGCGCTCCACGACATCGGCTACACCGTCCCCGGCCAGGCGTGGACCTACTGGAACCAGGGCCCGGGCCCCGGGCCGAGCTTCCTGGAGGGCGGCAGCGGCCAGGACTGGTCGCGCAGCACGGGCCGCGCGATGGCCGCGAACCTGCTGGGCGTGGCCCGCGCCCTCGCGGCCCACCCGCTCGGCGCTCCGCCGCAGTAG
- a CDS encoding iron-containing redox enzyme family protein, with amino-acid sequence MDDPRDEPLLPAPRGPLSRAVTTYLRGAGPLPSEEEVAAAPVYGEDLQLALYLCYELHYRGFAGVAPTLEWDPDLLRVRAAMERRFLAALREDAPRHESVDDALAGILVEPVEGTGVSHFLRDKGELWHLREYAALRSLYHLKEADPHAWVLPRLRGRAKAAMAAVEFDEYGGGRGDRVHARLFADLMTDLGLDTTYGRYLDAACAELLVTVNLMSLFGLHRTLRGALVGHFATVEITSSPGSRRLAEAMRRTGAGPAAEHFYDEHVEADAVHEQVVRKDVIGGLLEDEPHLAPDIAFGVAATVLTEDRLGDRLLAEWSEGRSALRAPLSQEATHVS; translated from the coding sequence ATGGACGACCCTCGAGACGAACCTCTGCTGCCCGCGCCGCGCGGGCCGCTCAGCCGCGCCGTGACGACGTATCTGCGGGGCGCCGGCCCGCTGCCCTCCGAGGAGGAGGTGGCCGCCGCCCCGGTGTACGGCGAGGACCTCCAGCTCGCCCTCTACCTCTGCTACGAACTGCACTACCGCGGCTTCGCGGGCGTGGCGCCCACCCTGGAGTGGGACCCGGACCTGCTGCGTGTGCGGGCCGCCATGGAGCGGCGCTTCCTCGCCGCGCTCCGCGAGGACGCCCCGCGCCACGAAAGCGTCGACGACGCGCTCGCCGGGATCCTCGTCGAGCCGGTGGAGGGCACGGGCGTCAGCCACTTCCTGCGCGACAAGGGCGAGCTGTGGCATCTGCGCGAGTACGCCGCCCTGCGCTCGCTGTACCACCTGAAGGAGGCCGACCCGCACGCCTGGGTGCTGCCGCGGCTGCGCGGCCGGGCCAAGGCGGCGATGGCGGCAGTGGAGTTCGACGAGTACGGCGGCGGGCGGGGCGACCGGGTGCACGCCCGGCTGTTCGCCGATCTGATGACGGATCTGGGGCTGGACACGACGTACGGCCGGTATCTGGACGCGGCCTGCGCGGAGTTGCTGGTCACGGTGAACCTGATGTCGCTGTTCGGGCTGCACCGCACCCTGCGGGGCGCCCTGGTGGGCCACTTCGCGACGGTCGAGATCACCTCCTCGCCGGGGTCCCGGCGGCTCGCGGAGGCCATGCGGCGCACCGGCGCCGGCCCCGCCGCCGAGCACTTCTACGACGAGCACGTCGAGGCGGACGCGGTGCACGAGCAGGTGGTCCGCAAGGACGTCATCGGCGGTCTGCTGGAGGACGAGCCGCACCTCGCGCCGGACATCGCGTTCGGTGTGGCGGCCACGGTCCTCACGGAGGACCGGCTCGGCGACCGGCTGCTCGCCGAGTGGAGCGAGGGCCGCTCCGCGCTGCGCGCTCCCCTGTCACAGGAGGCGACCCATGTCTCTTGA
- a CDS encoding HemK2/MTQ2 family protein methyltransferase, translating to MYAPQEDTELLSAALADEPVAPGAAVLDVGTGSGALALAAARRGARVTAVDVSRRAVCAARLNALRAGLSVQVLRGNLFEPVRGRSFDLVLANPPYVPAPRTHRPPRGAARAWDAGGDGRLVLDRICHEAPGLLRPGGVLLLVQSALSDPGLTVDCLRSAGMKSAVTQRQRIAFGPVLRTRVEWLRERGLLSPDENEEELVVVRAELPV from the coding sequence GTGTACGCCCCTCAAGAGGACACCGAGCTGCTGTCCGCGGCCCTGGCCGACGAGCCGGTGGCGCCGGGCGCCGCCGTCCTCGACGTCGGCACCGGTTCCGGCGCCCTGGCTCTGGCGGCCGCCCGGCGCGGCGCCCGGGTGACCGCGGTCGACGTGTCGCGGCGGGCCGTGTGCGCCGCGCGGCTGAACGCCCTGCGGGCCGGTCTGTCCGTCCAGGTCCTGCGCGGCAATCTGTTCGAACCGGTGCGGGGACGGTCGTTCGACCTGGTCCTCGCCAACCCCCCGTACGTCCCCGCGCCCCGGACGCACCGGCCGCCGCGCGGCGCGGCCCGCGCCTGGGACGCGGGCGGCGACGGGCGGCTGGTGCTCGACCGCATCTGCCACGAGGCGCCGGGACTGCTGCGGCCGGGCGGAGTGCTGCTGCTGGTGCAGTCGGCGCTCAGCGATCCCGGGCTGACCGTGGACTGTCTGCGGTCCGCGGGAATGAAGTCCGCGGTCACGCAGCGGCAGCGGATCGCCTTCGGGCCGGTGCTGCGGACCCGGGTGGAGTGGCTGCGGGAGCGTGGGCTGCTGTCCCCGGACGAGAACGAGGAAGAGCTGGTGGTGGTCCGTGCCGAACTCCCCGTCTGA
- a CDS encoding CDGSH iron-sulfur domain-containing protein, protein MLVEGPVEVELEDGSVVSSDRFRVALCTCRRSRRYPWCDTSHRDRA, encoded by the coding sequence ATGCTGGTGGAGGGCCCGGTGGAGGTGGAGCTGGAGGACGGTTCGGTGGTGTCCTCCGACCGCTTCCGCGTGGCCCTGTGCACCTGCCGGCGCAGCCGGCGCTACCCCTGGTGCGACACCAGTCACCGCGACCGCGCCTGA
- a CDS encoding subtilase-type protease inhibitor, whose protein sequence is MRNTARWAITLGLTATAVCAPLSGAALAAPGDAPSALYAPSALVFTVGKGVSATTATPERAVTLTCAPGPEGTHPAAGSACAELAAVGGDLNALTRNDDVMCPMVYDPVLLTVDGVWQGKRVSYERVFSNECELNAHGANVFAF, encoded by the coding sequence ATGCGGAACACCGCGCGCTGGGCCATCACCCTCGGCCTCACGGCCACCGCCGTCTGCGCCCCCCTCTCCGGGGCCGCGCTCGCCGCCCCGGGAGACGCCCCCTCCGCGCTCTACGCCCCCTCTGCCCTGGTGTTCACCGTCGGCAAGGGCGTCAGCGCCACGACCGCCACGCCGGAACGCGCGGTCACCCTGACCTGTGCCCCGGGCCCCGAGGGCACCCACCCGGCCGCCGGCTCCGCCTGCGCGGAGCTGGCCGCCGTCGGCGGCGACCTGAACGCCCTGACGCGGAACGACGACGTCATGTGCCCGATGGTGTACGACCCGGTGCTGCTCACCGTGGACGGCGTCTGGCAGGGCAAGCGCGTCTCCTACGAGCGCGTCTTCTCCAACGAGTGCGAGCTGAACGCGCACGGCGCGAACGTCTTCGCCTTCTAG
- a CDS encoding lactate 2-monooxygenase — MAKHWADFQYEIYLNGMTGAVPRLPTDLTRLEELTERRLGPGPVGYVAGSAGDGSTARANRAALDRRRIVPRMLRDVHERDLSVEVLGRPLPAPLALAPVGVLSIMHPDAEPAAARAAAAQGVPFVLSSASSTPMEQVAEAMGDAERWFQLYWPKDVEVARSFLDRAKAAGYSALVVTLDTPLLSWRPRDLDQAYLPFLRGVGTANYFSDPAFRAGLAKPVHEDPNAAVMHFVGMFADPAKTWPDLAFLRENWDGPIVLKGVLHPDDARTAADAGMDGVVVSNHGGRQVAGAIAAADALPEVVRAAGDRLTVLFDSGVRTGDDVFKALALGARAVLVGRPYVYGLGLDGQAGVEHVIRCLLAELDLTLALSGHSGPGTVGPADLTEAAL; from the coding sequence ATGGCGAAGCACTGGGCCGACTTCCAGTACGAGATCTACCTGAACGGGATGACGGGCGCCGTGCCGCGGCTGCCGACCGACCTGACCCGCCTGGAGGAGCTGACCGAGCGGCGCCTCGGCCCCGGCCCGGTCGGGTACGTCGCCGGCAGCGCGGGCGACGGCAGCACCGCCCGTGCCAACCGGGCCGCCCTGGACCGCCGCCGGATCGTGCCGCGCATGCTGCGGGACGTCCACGAGCGCGACCTGTCGGTGGAGGTGCTGGGCCGCCCGCTGCCCGCGCCGCTCGCCCTCGCGCCGGTCGGGGTGCTGTCGATCATGCACCCGGACGCCGAGCCGGCGGCCGCCCGCGCCGCGGCCGCGCAGGGCGTGCCGTTCGTGCTGTCGTCGGCGTCCAGCACGCCGATGGAACAGGTCGCCGAGGCGATGGGGGACGCGGAGCGCTGGTTCCAGCTGTACTGGCCGAAGGACGTGGAGGTGGCGCGGTCCTTCCTGGACAGGGCGAAGGCGGCCGGATACTCGGCGCTGGTCGTCACCCTGGACACGCCCCTGCTGTCCTGGCGGCCGCGCGACCTGGACCAGGCGTACCTGCCGTTCCTGCGCGGCGTGGGCACCGCGAACTACTTCTCCGACCCCGCGTTCCGGGCGGGGCTCGCCAAGCCGGTGCACGAGGATCCGAACGCGGCGGTGATGCACTTCGTGGGCATGTTCGCCGACCCCGCCAAGACGTGGCCGGATCTGGCGTTCCTGCGGGAGAACTGGGACGGTCCGATCGTCCTGAAGGGCGTGCTGCACCCCGACGACGCCCGGACGGCCGCCGACGCGGGCATGGACGGGGTGGTGGTGTCCAACCACGGCGGCCGCCAGGTGGCGGGCGCGATCGCCGCGGCGGACGCGCTGCCCGAGGTGGTGCGGGCCGCCGGCGACCGGCTCACCGTGCTGTTCGACAGCGGGGTGCGCACCGGCGACGACGTCTTCAAGGCGCTCGCGCTGGGCGCCCGCGCGGTGCTGGTGGGGCGGCCGTACGTGTACGGGCTGGGCCTCGACGGGCAGGCGGGCGTGGAGCACGTGATCCGCTGTCTGCTCGCCGAACTCGACCTCACCCTCGCCCTGTCCGGCCACTCCGGTCCGGGCACGGTGGGGCCCGCCGACCTCACGGAGGCGGCGCTCTGA
- a CDS encoding RICIN domain-containing protein — MHTPRPPRPPYPPPGGDPGESDEALAARLRGRPEAEAARSVALLTARHWHAMHDYATVCLASGGRTAAMVTGAALHRVLDRVALGESAVALRPVLLVGVRDTVREWAADDRVTEVLPGLLKPVGGRGMRAATTMTPENRALAQRAFRSLPAPARCLLWHVEVEAEPVSVPAGLLGTDADLASGALDQAREKFRQGLVRAHQELAPTQECRFHNRLLDVPIRRGGELLLDVRQHMAECRYCRNAAEQLGHFPSGLGTLLAEAVLGWGARRYLDSRPGRATSGPRSGRAGRRRRRGGGDGHGHTDGRRRLLARFPVPDRLAMALPDPVRSTRTLLTGLGAVCAGVLVSVLIAGSSTPDGGTAGPTGATGAGGRAAVPSASPPGAAGLPSAPSRTRLRNIASGLCLDTRDEPRDGSGTRLAKCSTAWTQQWTYEEDGLLRSVADPGLCLDSHKDAGVVVLGACADAGDRTADDVRYDLTAQGELVPRWDVRTALAPSALDADADIVVKVRDRTVEQRWAAEPVRSAGESGEPFSVTGPTAPSARYADLAQPVS, encoded by the coding sequence GTGCACACCCCCCGCCCCCCTCGTCCCCCCTACCCCCCGCCGGGCGGTGATCCCGGGGAATCCGACGAGGCGCTCGCCGCGCGGCTGCGGGGGCGTCCGGAGGCCGAGGCGGCCCGTTCCGTCGCCCTGCTGACGGCACGCCACTGGCACGCGATGCACGACTACGCGACCGTGTGCCTCGCCTCGGGCGGGCGCACCGCCGCCATGGTCACCGGGGCCGCCCTGCACCGGGTGCTCGACCGGGTCGCCCTCGGCGAGTCCGCCGTCGCCCTCCGTCCCGTCCTGCTCGTGGGGGTGCGGGACACGGTCCGCGAGTGGGCGGCCGACGACCGCGTGACCGAGGTGCTGCCGGGACTGCTGAAACCGGTGGGCGGGCGGGGCATGCGCGCGGCGACGACCATGACGCCGGAGAACCGCGCACTCGCCCAGCGGGCGTTCCGGTCCCTGCCCGCGCCCGCGCGCTGCCTGCTCTGGCACGTCGAGGTCGAGGCCGAGCCGGTCTCCGTGCCCGCCGGTCTGCTCGGCACGGACGCCGACCTCGCGTCGGGCGCGCTCGACCAGGCACGCGAGAAGTTCCGCCAGGGGCTGGTCCGCGCCCATCAGGAACTGGCGCCCACGCAGGAGTGCCGCTTCCACAACCGGCTGCTCGACGTGCCCATCCGCCGGGGCGGCGAGCTGCTGCTCGACGTGCGGCAGCACATGGCCGAGTGCCGCTACTGCCGCAACGCGGCCGAGCAGCTCGGCCACTTCCCGTCCGGACTGGGCACGCTCCTCGCGGAGGCGGTGCTGGGGTGGGGGGCCCGGCGCTACCTCGACTCACGACCGGGCCGTGCCACGTCCGGTCCGCGCTCCGGCCGGGCCGGACGCCGCCGGCGCCGCGGCGGCGGGGACGGACACGGGCACACCGACGGCCGGCGCCGGCTGCTGGCCCGGTTCCCGGTGCCCGACCGGCTCGCCATGGCGCTGCCCGACCCGGTGCGCTCCACCCGCACCCTGCTCACCGGCCTCGGCGCGGTGTGCGCGGGCGTGCTGGTCAGCGTGCTCATCGCCGGGTCGTCCACCCCGGACGGCGGCACCGCCGGCCCGACGGGCGCCACCGGTGCGGGCGGCCGGGCCGCCGTGCCGTCCGCCTCGCCGCCCGGAGCGGCCGGCCTGCCCTCCGCGCCGAGCCGCACCCGGCTGCGCAACATCGCCTCCGGGCTGTGCCTGGACACCCGCGACGAGCCCCGGGACGGCTCCGGCACCCGGCTGGCGAAGTGCTCCACGGCATGGACCCAGCAGTGGACGTACGAGGAGGACGGGCTGCTGCGCAGCGTGGCCGACCCGGGGCTGTGCCTGGACTCGCACAAGGACGCCGGTGTGGTCGTCCTCGGCGCCTGCGCCGACGCCGGCGACCGCACCGCCGACGACGTGCGGTACGACCTCACGGCGCAGGGCGAGCTGGTGCCCCGGTGGGACGTGCGGACGGCACTCGCCCCGTCGGCCCTCGACGCGGACGCCGACATCGTCGTCAAGGTGCGCGACCGGACCGTGGAGCAGCGCTGGGCCGCCGAACCGGTCCGCTCCGCCGGCGAGTCCGGCGAGCCCTTCTCCGTCACCGGCCCGACGGCCCCCTCCGCCCGCTACGCCGACCTGGCGCAACCGGTGAGCTGA